Genomic DNA from Brassica napus cultivar Da-Ae chromosome C6 unlocalized genomic scaffold, Da-Ae chrC06_Random_15, whole genome shotgun sequence:
TTGCTAGAAACTCAAGAACTTGTTCATCCAAACACATTCCTCTGTTTGTAACGAGCTGATATTACAAAACAAATGTAATtcatttttctatctatttgtTAAAACTTCAAAGAACgtaatataaaagttttttttttaagacactGTATTATATATAACAGATAGGTGACGCTACTAGTCCTTAACCCAAGCATTACTTCAGCTTTATTGTCATAGTCAAAGTTAACGTGTCTACATAAAACCCAACTCGTGTACCAATCAAATTAACCCAACCCCCTAAAACCCTGTATAGACAATTCAATGTTTCCAGCAAGTCCCAAGCCCGTGAGATTAAAAAGATACGTCAGAAAGAAACCAATTACGAAAAGTCATTTTAGAGAGTCTTCTTCACTATATATAACGTTATTTAGACCAACATAcatcaaaataataatgaagACGAAGAGCCAAGAAACACAAGAAGACTCTCTTCAACAAGAGACTCGTCATCATCTTCACCAAATCTTCATCTCAATGATGTTCAAATCACGCAGATTCTTCCATCACCTCGTCTTATATTCGTTTCTTATTGGTTTCGGGTTCGGTCTCGGCTTCCTACTCAACTTCCACATGAGAAACGTTTCTTTCAGCCCCCAACTCTTTCGTCTATCTTCTCCTTCCCTCTCTCCACAGCTTCAGCCGCAGCCGGAAAATTTAGTTATAGCTAACGAAACGGTTGTTCCTGAAGGGCAAAAAGGTCATTCTCCGGTGGAGTTTGAGAAGGTGAAGCATCATATCATGACGGAGGAGGAAGAACTCATGTGGCGTGCGTTGGAGGTTCAAGAAAGACCGTCGACGGTGAAGAAGAAAGTGGCGTTTATGTTCTTGACGAGAGGGAAGCTTCCTTTGGCTAAACTGTGGGAGAGATTTTTCAATGGCCATCAAGGCCTTTTCTCTGTTTACGTTCATACTAGTAACCTTTCTTACGTTGACGATGGTATTCCTGAAACGTCGCCGTTTTATCGTCGGAGGATTCCAAGCAAGGTCAGTCAATTTCGTCGTCATCTcacgatttttattttttatttatttttaattttttaattactgATATAGCTAAATTAAATCAGAGAAAATAAGGTCGACTATAGATATTtgcatttttttagaaaatattggCATTTTTGGGGGGATTTCTTTTTCCTAAGATACGTTATAAAATTAGTGTGGTGTCTACTGTCTAGAGCATAACTTAGAAGGGAATAACAAAATTAACAAActgtattttcataatttccatctatatataaatatattcttttctCAATTTGTCACGccttatatagtttgttaattacTGAAGTAAGAATGATGATAGCAAAAAAGAGAAATTCTTGGTTCACCCCTAGATttaccaaccaatagtgtttgagtatttgatatttgatatctttaaaaaaaaaaaaaattgaatatccaaattagattatttttttaaataaaataataaaaatacataaaaatagttacaaaaaataaattaattaatattgttaaatcttcagcaaaatactaaaccctataccctaaaccctaaaccctaacgttaaccttaaactttggataaactctaaaccgttggaaaatcttaaaccctaaatcatacattaaaaactaaatttttaacacactaaaccctaaatcctaatcactaaatcctaaaccctggttaaccctaaacccttgggtaaactctgaacccttggataaatcataaactctagggtttaattttaaatatttttgattagaatttatgatttatccaagggttcagggtttccagggtttagggtttagtgattagggtttagggtttagtgttataagatttagttttttatataatttagttttaatgtccattttggtttaggtttttccaacgatttatgatttataatttaggttgggtttaggtttaggttttagggttaaggtttagtattttggtttaacatatttatttatttattttttgtaactatttatgtattttattgttttattttaaaaaaataatttaattggatattcaattttttttttttttaaagatatcaaatatcaaatactcaaacactattgttGGTAATCTAGGGGTGAACaagaatttctctttttttgctATCATCATTCTTACTTCATAATTACCACTATATAAGGCGTGACAAATtgaaaaagaatatatttatatatagaggAATTATGAAAATACGTTTTTGTTTAGTGTTATTCCCTTCTAAGTTATGCTTAGACAGTAGAACCCACACTAATTTTATAAGTATCTTAGGAAAGAAATCCCCAAATGCCaagattttctaaaaaatgcAAATATCTTAGTCGAACCTTATTTTCTCTGATTAATTTAGCTAtatcattaattaaaaaattaaaaaataaatacaaaataaaatcgTGAGATGACGACGAAATTGACTGACCTTGCTTGGAATCCTCCGACGATAAAACGGCGACGTTTCAGGAATACCATCGTCAACGTAAGAAAGGTTACTAGTATGAACGTAAACAGAGAAAAGGCCTTGATGGCCATTGAAAAATCTCTCCCACAGTTTAGCCAAAGGAAGCTTCCCTCTCGTCAAGAACATAAACGCCCACTTCTTCTTCACCGTCGACGGTCTTTCTTGAACCTCCAACGCACGCCACATGAGTTCTTCCTCCTCCGTCATGATATGATGCTTCACCTTCTCAAACTCCACCGGAGAATGACCTTTTTGCCCTTCAGGAACAACCGTTTCGTTAGCTATAACTAAATTTTCCGGCTGCGGCTGAAGCTGTGGAGAGAGGGAAGGAGAAGATAGACGAAAGAGTTGGGGGCTGAAAGAAACGTTTCTCATGTGGAAGTTGAGTAGGAAGCCGAGACCGAACCCGAAACCAATAAGAACGAATATAAGACGAGGTGATGGAAGAATCTGCGTGATTTGAACATCATTGAGATGAAGATTTGGTGAAGATGATGACGAGTCTCTTGTTGAAGAGAGTCTTCTTGTGTTTCTTGGCTCTTCgtcttcattattatttttgatgtaTGTTGGTCTAAATAACGTTATATATAGTGAAGAAGAATCTCTAAAATGACTTTTCGTAATTGGTTTCTTTCTGACGTATCTTTTTAATCTCACGGCTTGGGACTTGCTGGAAACATTGAATTGTCTATAC
This window encodes:
- the LOC106409132 gene encoding uncharacterized protein LOC106409132, with the translated sequence MKTKSQETQEDSLQQETRHHLHQIFISMMFKSRRFFHHLVLYSFLIGFGFGLGFLLNFHMRNVSFSPQLFRLSSPSLSPQLQPQPENLVIANETVVPEGQKGHSPVEFEKVKHHIMTEEEELMWRALEVQERPSTVKKKVAFMFLTRGKLPLAKLWERFFNGHQGLFSVYVHTSNLSYVDDGIPETSPFYRRRIPSKLN
- the LOC125594931 gene encoding uncharacterized protein LOC125594931; translation: MVCSSNQKRSMEAHVLLNRQGLDVASYGTGSHVKTTWTVCQRAKRLRFRTPYKHMFDELRRKDPSCILFSQILPSPRLIFVLIGFGFGLGFLLNFHMRNVSFSPQLFRLSSPSLSPQLQPQPENLVIANETVVPEGQKGHSPVEFEKVKHHIMTEEEELMWRALEVQERPSTVKKKWAFMFLTRGKLPLAKLWERFFNGHQGLFSVYVHTSNLSYVDDGIPETSPFYRRRIPSKLN